One genomic segment of Anticarsia gemmatalis isolate Benzon Research Colony breed Stoneville strain chromosome Z, ilAntGemm2 primary, whole genome shotgun sequence includes these proteins:
- the LOC142986728 gene encoding uncharacterized protein LOC142986728, with the protein MIRKRPFPVDQVSHDDETGETITYNVNEETGEPLIEDTSPSIDFAIRQISMPPKEKYMKFPKGYITKTKKFQSLKANIIAGSNQVSPRMLLIPSLMVFPSLFCVALMLLEVYLHVRCHKKNKHLKDPNLYYRSPFHVVTSTFCGVCRDYNMASRIGQMQDERRNRYDYFRGIAI; encoded by the coding sequence ATGATAAGAAAGAGACCTTTCCCTGTTGATCAAGTTTCCCATGATGACGAAACTGGGGAAACTATCACTTATAACGTCAACGAAGAAACGGGCGAACCGTTAATTGAAGATACATCTCCATCTATTGATTTTGCTATAAGGCAAATCTCCATGCCACCAAAAGAAAAGTATATGAAATTTCCGAAGGGCTACATTACAAAGACCAAGAAGTTTCAATCTTTGAAAGCTAACATCATAGCGGGTTCAAACCAAGTGAGCCCTCGCATGCTGCTCATCCCCAGCCTGATGGTGTTTCCGAGCCTCTTCTGCGTGGCTCTGATGCTGCTGGAGGTGTACCTCCATGTGCGCTGCCACAAGAAGAACAAGCACCTGAAGGATCCCAATCTGTACTATCGCAGCCCGTTCCACGTTGTTACCAGCACCTTCTGCGGAGTTTGCCGGGACTACAACATGGCTTCGCGGATTGGGCAGATGCAAGATGAGCGCCGCAACCGCTATGACTACTTCCGGGGCATAGCCATCTAA